In the Bifidobacterium catenulatum PV20-2 genome, one interval contains:
- a CDS encoding phosphoenolpyruvate carboxylase: MADNNQQITPADAAIVSSGTGTKGPEERDLPASLKEEMDLCLQILREVLGEFDEKLLAKFDEVREHALNASAERFSGILTDTNSDQDDLQKVVDIIDKTDVREAQLLARAFTTYFHLANLCEENYRVSVLHSREAAVDETQAVDPVNEMTCAYHQLINEMGPAKAQELLDHLEFHPVFTAHPTEARRKAVEGKIRRISQLLATHKLLGGSDKKENSRRLFNEIDALFRTSPIALKKPTPVEESGTILDIFDNTLFYTIPQVYRRFDDWVLGDKAGLVPPVCPAFFHPGSWIGSDRDGNPNVTAKVSRQVARKFSDHVLGALQIETRRVGKNLTMEAETTPPSAELKSLWNHQKEMSERLTDKAALISTKELHRAVMLVMADRLKATIDRDIDLMYHSCEDYIADLKVVQRSLAEANAKRSAYGPLQDLIWQAETFGFHMVEMEFRQHSVVHSRALEDIREHGLHGERGELQPMTHEVLDTFRALGAIQKRNGIKAARRYIISFTKSAQNIKDVYELNRLAFSHPEDVPTIDVIPLFEQLEDLQNSVDALEEMIKIPEVQARLKATGGKMEVMLGYSDSSKDAGPTSATLALHSAQERIAKWAESHDIDLTLFHGRGGAVGRGGGPANRAVLAQPVGSVKCRFKLTEQGEVIFARYGNPALAIRHVESVAAATLLQSAPSVEKRNTDMTAKYADMASKLDEAAHNRFLDLLNTDGFAPWFSTVTPLTEIGLLPIGSRPAKRGLGAKSLDDLRTIPWIFSWAQARINLAAWYGLGTACEQFGDLDTLRQAYEEWPLFSTFIDNIEMSLAKTDERIAKMYLALGDREDLNKKVLDEMELTRKWVLEIVGDKWPLQHRHVLGQAIRIRSPYVDALSATQVLALGSLRKRVDKEELTHGQKANYTYLILCTVSGVAAGLQNTG; encoded by the coding sequence ATGGCAGATAATAATCAACAGATCACGCCTGCGGACGCAGCTATCGTCTCGTCCGGCACGGGAACCAAAGGTCCCGAAGAGCGCGATCTTCCCGCATCTCTCAAAGAAGAAATGGATCTGTGTCTGCAGATTCTTCGCGAGGTTCTCGGCGAATTCGACGAAAAGCTGCTGGCCAAGTTCGATGAAGTGCGCGAACACGCACTGAACGCTAGCGCCGAACGCTTCTCCGGCATTCTGACGGATACGAATTCGGATCAGGATGACCTGCAGAAGGTCGTCGACATCATCGATAAAACGGATGTGCGTGAGGCACAGCTGCTGGCCCGCGCCTTCACCACCTACTTCCATCTGGCCAACCTATGCGAGGAGAACTACCGCGTCTCCGTGCTACACAGCCGTGAGGCCGCCGTCGATGAAACCCAAGCCGTCGACCCAGTGAACGAAATGACCTGCGCCTACCACCAGCTCATTAATGAAATGGGTCCGGCCAAAGCCCAGGAACTGCTCGACCATCTCGAGTTCCATCCGGTGTTCACCGCGCATCCGACTGAAGCCCGCCGCAAGGCCGTGGAAGGCAAAATCCGCCGCATCTCCCAGCTGCTCGCAACGCACAAGCTGCTTGGCGGTTCAGACAAGAAGGAAAACTCCCGTCGACTCTTCAACGAGATCGACGCGCTGTTCCGCACCTCTCCGATCGCACTGAAGAAACCGACTCCGGTTGAGGAATCTGGAACCATTCTCGATATTTTCGACAATACGTTGTTCTATACCATTCCACAGGTGTACCGTCGTTTCGACGATTGGGTCCTCGGAGATAAGGCTGGCCTCGTGCCGCCGGTATGCCCGGCGTTCTTCCACCCGGGAAGCTGGATCGGCTCCGACCGTGACGGCAACCCGAATGTCACCGCCAAGGTAAGCCGTCAGGTGGCCCGCAAGTTCAGCGACCACGTGCTGGGCGCGTTGCAAATCGAGACCCGCCGCGTTGGCAAGAACCTGACGATGGAAGCTGAGACCACTCCGCCGAGCGCCGAGCTCAAGAGCCTGTGGAACCATCAGAAGGAAATGAGCGAGCGTCTGACCGACAAGGCCGCGCTGATCTCCACCAAGGAGCTGCACCGTGCCGTCATGCTGGTCATGGCAGATCGTCTGAAGGCCACCATCGACCGCGATATTGATCTCATGTACCACTCCTGCGAGGATTACATCGCCGACCTGAAGGTCGTGCAGCGTTCCCTCGCCGAAGCCAACGCCAAACGTTCCGCCTACGGCCCGTTGCAGGACCTCATCTGGCAGGCAGAGACCTTTGGCTTCCATATGGTCGAGATGGAGTTCCGCCAGCACTCCGTCGTGCATTCCCGAGCGCTGGAGGATATCCGCGAACATGGTCTGCACGGTGAGCGTGGCGAACTGCAGCCGATGACCCACGAGGTGCTCGACACCTTCCGCGCGCTTGGCGCGATCCAGAAGCGCAACGGCATCAAGGCCGCACGCCGTTACATCATCTCCTTCACCAAGAGCGCCCAAAACATCAAGGACGTGTACGAGCTGAACCGCCTGGCGTTCTCCCATCCCGAGGATGTTCCAACCATCGACGTGATCCCGCTGTTCGAACAGCTTGAGGATTTGCAGAACTCGGTAGACGCACTCGAGGAAATGATCAAGATTCCGGAGGTCCAGGCTCGTCTGAAAGCCACCGGCGGCAAGATGGAAGTCATGCTCGGCTACTCCGACTCCTCGAAGGACGCCGGCCCGACCTCCGCAACCCTGGCCCTGCATTCCGCACAGGAACGCATCGCCAAGTGGGCGGAATCGCATGACATCGATCTGACCCTGTTCCATGGCCGTGGCGGTGCCGTCGGCCGCGGCGGCGGCCCGGCTAACCGTGCCGTACTCGCACAGCCGGTCGGCTCCGTGAAGTGCCGCTTCAAGCTCACCGAGCAGGGCGAGGTCATCTTCGCACGCTACGGCAACCCGGCACTGGCCATCCGCCACGTCGAGTCCGTTGCGGCTGCAACGCTGCTGCAGTCCGCTCCGAGCGTGGAGAAGCGCAATACGGACATGACCGCCAAGTACGCCGACATGGCCAGCAAGCTCGACGAGGCCGCGCATAACCGCTTCCTCGACCTGCTGAACACCGACGGCTTCGCACCGTGGTTCTCCACCGTCACGCCGCTGACCGAAATCGGTCTGTTGCCGATTGGCTCCCGTCCGGCCAAACGTGGCCTTGGAGCCAAGTCCCTCGACGATCTGCGTACCATTCCGTGGATCTTCTCCTGGGCGCAGGCACGCATCAATCTGGCCGCATGGTACGGCCTGGGCACCGCGTGCGAGCAGTTCGGCGATTTGGACACCTTGCGTCAAGCATATGAGGAATGGCCTCTGTTCTCCACGTTCATCGACAACATCGAAATGTCGTTGGCCAAGACTGACGAGCGCATCGCCAAGATGTACCTTGCTCTCGGAGACCGTGAGGACCTCAACAAGAAGGTCCTCGACGAGATGGAGCTCACCCGCAAGTGGGTGCTCGAAATCGTAGGCGACAAGTGGCCTCTGCAGCACCGCCACGTGCTCGGCCAGGCCATCCGCATCCGCTCGCCGTACGTGGATGCGCTGTCCGCCACCCAGGTGCTCGCCCTCGGCTCGCTACGCAAGCGCGTGGACAAGGAAGAGCTCACGCACGGACAGAAGGCGAACTACACCTACCTGATCCTGTGCACCGTCTCCGGTGTCGCCGCAGGCCTGCAGAACACGGGCTGA
- a CDS encoding threonine/serine exporter ThrE family protein, which produces MEDIERDWDKPVAEAGIAAKASVIVRVGMLDLGAGTGSFRVREMMHRIAYPLGVHVRADVNLTDIEASCTDGKDRITEVIDLPTTGVNTERIWLLEHFADWFNVNLGKGSMYHSQSDVSEGLMQHLDKRDASQVSADLSKRLRERQKAEQNQEGSDDPVLDALEMVTERAEATDTTAQPLHLRDIEAASEQHNRGERETERETKRETASAANVTSSESTTKKARKNRNHKPPKGQYAEHFDHVGKEKNQTQGITVRQAHERLNMIERRKPLYSPAFAGFASACACASFVFLLGGGPFDMIGAFIGAGLGHWLRRRLFAHHLNQFFVTFVCVAVAALACTGTLRLIGIFEPVALQHDTAYIGAMLFVIPGFPLITGGLDMAKIDFPSGIQRVAYVLCIILMATLAGWMVASIVHLNPEGFEPLGLNPVVNCLLRFVFAFIGVWGFSTMFNSPQRMCLVAATIGAITDTLRLEIVDMGVPAEAGAFIGALLAGLLASAWRSAVHRSWLAPHLGYPRICLTVPSIVIMVPGLYMYQAMFHLGQFDTLNALDWAFRAFMVIICLPIGLAMARVITDKSWRYDI; this is translated from the coding sequence ATGGAAGATATCGAACGGGATTGGGACAAGCCGGTCGCTGAAGCGGGAATCGCAGCAAAAGCCAGCGTGATCGTACGTGTCGGCATGCTCGATCTCGGCGCAGGCACCGGAAGTTTCCGTGTCCGCGAAATGATGCACCGCATCGCATATCCGCTCGGTGTGCACGTACGCGCCGACGTGAACCTCACCGACATCGAAGCTTCCTGCACCGACGGCAAAGACCGCATCACCGAAGTCATCGACCTGCCAACCACTGGCGTCAATACGGAACGCATTTGGCTGCTCGAACACTTCGCTGACTGGTTCAACGTGAACCTCGGCAAAGGGTCGATGTACCACAGCCAATCCGACGTGTCCGAAGGGCTTATGCAGCATCTTGACAAGCGTGATGCGTCGCAGGTGTCGGCCGACCTGTCGAAGCGTCTTCGCGAACGTCAGAAAGCCGAACAGAATCAGGAGGGATCTGACGATCCCGTGCTCGACGCGCTTGAAATGGTGACGGAACGCGCCGAAGCGACCGATACCACCGCGCAGCCGTTGCACTTGCGTGACATCGAAGCGGCAAGCGAGCAGCATAATCGCGGTGAACGTGAAACCGAACGTGAAACCAAGCGTGAAACTGCTAGTGCGGCCAACGTTACGTCAAGCGAATCGACCACGAAAAAAGCGCGCAAGAATCGCAATCACAAGCCACCAAAAGGCCAATACGCAGAACATTTCGACCATGTCGGCAAAGAAAAGAACCAAACGCAAGGCATCACCGTTCGTCAAGCGCACGAACGACTCAACATGATCGAACGGCGCAAGCCCCTGTATTCGCCGGCATTCGCGGGATTCGCCTCGGCCTGCGCCTGCGCATCCTTCGTGTTCCTGCTTGGCGGCGGCCCCTTCGACATGATCGGCGCGTTCATCGGCGCGGGACTTGGCCACTGGTTGCGCCGTCGCCTGTTCGCCCACCATCTCAACCAGTTCTTCGTGACGTTCGTATGTGTGGCCGTCGCGGCACTCGCCTGCACGGGCACCCTGCGATTGATTGGTATTTTCGAGCCCGTCGCATTGCAGCATGATACGGCTTACATCGGTGCCATGCTGTTTGTGATTCCTGGATTCCCGCTGATTACGGGCGGACTTGATATGGCGAAAATTGATTTTCCGTCAGGCATTCAGCGCGTTGCGTACGTGTTGTGCATTATTTTGATGGCGACGCTCGCAGGGTGGATGGTCGCTTCGATCGTGCATTTGAATCCAGAAGGATTCGAGCCGTTGGGACTCAATCCGGTCGTCAATTGCCTATTGCGTTTCGTGTTCGCATTCATCGGCGTCTGGGGCTTCTCCACTATGTTCAATTCCCCGCAGCGCATGTGCCTTGTGGCCGCCACCATTGGCGCCATTACTGACACCTTGCGTTTGGAAATCGTTGACATGGGCGTTCCCGCCGAAGCTGGCGCATTCATCGGTGCACTGCTCGCAGGCCTGCTTGCCTCCGCATGGCGTTCTGCGGTTCATCGCAGCTGGCTCGCCCCGCATCTCGGCTACCCGCGCATCTGCCTGACCGTGCCGTCCATCGTGATCATGGTTCCCGGTTTGTACATGTACCAAGCCATGTTCCACCTCGGCCAATTCGACACCTTGAACGCCCTCGACTGGGCTTTCCGCGCCTTCATGGTAATTATCTGCCTGCCGATCGGCCTAGCCATGGCCCGCGTTATCACCGATAAGTCTTGGAGATACGACATCTAA